The sequence CGTCCCGCCGTGCCCGTCCCCGGCCGACTCGTCCCCGTCCCGCCGTGCCCGTCCCCGCACCGTCGCGCACGAGCCCGCCCCCGTGCCGCCGCCCCGCACCTGAGCACCCCCCGTCCCGCCGCCCCGTACCGCGGCACCCGCCCCCGTCCCGCCGCCCCGCCCCTCAGCCCCCCACCCGTTCCGGTCCCGCCGCGCCGAAGTGCGTGCGGTCCGGGTCGGCCGTCGGGACCGCGATCTCCGTGACCGTCTGTTCGGGGGCGCCGATCCGCGGGATCGTGCCCGAGGGAGCGCCGGCGCGGGCCGCGACGAGGGCCGCGCTCGCGCCGCCCCGGCGCCGTACCGCGCCCGGCACGAGCGGGCGCCCGCCCGTGTGCAGCGCGACGGCCGTGAGCGGTACGGCGAGGACGAGCAGTGCCGTCGCGAGGACGAGGCCCATGCCCGTGAAGCCCGCCGACTCGACGAGGAGGCTTCCGGTGACCGGGCCGCACGCCACGCCGAGCGAGGACGCCGAGCCGACGAGCACTGCCCAGCGCCCGCGCGGGTCGAGCGAGGCGGCGAGGCCGATGAGGTAGGAGAGGACGACCGGGTAGCCGGTGTTCCACAGCACCTCCCCACCCGCGAAGCTCCCGAGCCCGTGCGCGGAGGCGCTCACCGCGATGCACGCGGCGATGACCACCGTGCCGAGCCCGATGGGCGCCGCGCGTCCGGCCCGCGAGCCGAGGGCTCCGGCGCCGAGCACCCCGAGGAGCCCGCCGCCGAGCGCGACGGCGAAGACCACGCCGACCGCGACCTCGCCGAGCCCGGCCTGCTCCATGCCGATCCGTCCGCTCACGCCCCACAGCGCGTTCTGCGCGAGCGACCAGCCCGCGACGGAGAGCGCGAGCACGAGTCCCGAGCGGCGGTAGGGGAGCCGCCCGGTGGCCACGGGGACGGGGCTTTCCCCGGGGACGGCGCCGGGTCGGGAGTCCGCGAGGCCCCGCGTCGCCGGCCACACGAGCAGCGGCACCACCGCGAGCGCGAGGAGCGGGAGCCGGTGGCCCGGGCCGAAGTGGGGGAGCGTCAGGTAGAGCGCCCCCGCGACGCCCGAGACCGAGAGCAGCCCGGCCGAGGAGGCGCGGTGCGGGTCGCGCAGCGCCGCGATGCCCGAGGCGGCGACGGTCGTCGCCGTGCCCGAGCCGAAGCCGCCGAGGACGACCCCGAGCACGACGAGCGGCAGCACGCCGCTGAGCGCGGCGAGCCCGTAGCCGAGGGCGGCGAGGAGCAGCCCGGCGCGCGCGACGCGGCGCGCCCCGAAGCGTTCGACGCGCGAGGCGAGGGTGAATCCGGCGCTCGCCGAGCCGAGCAGCAGCCCGCTGCCGACGAGCCCGGCGTGCGCGGGGGTGAGCCCGAGCCCGGAACCGATGCGCGAGACGACGGT comes from Streptomyces sp. Tu6071 and encodes:
- a CDS encoding MFS transporter — translated: MPPRPARPLVALFTAGYLASYLLPTVVSRIGSGLGLTPAHAGLVGSGLLLGSASAGFTLASRVERFGARRVARAGLLLAALGYGLAALSGVLPLVVLGVVLGGFGSGTATTVAASGIAALRDPHRASSAGLLSVSGVAGALYLTLPHFGPGHRLPLLALAVVPLLVWPATRGLADSRPGAVPGESPVPVATGRLPYRRSGLVLALSVAGWSLAQNALWGVSGRIGMEQAGLGEVAVGVVFAVALGGGLLGVLGAGALGSRAGRAAPIGLGTVVIAACIAVSASAHGLGSFAGGEVLWNTGYPVVLSYLIGLAASLDPRGRWAVLVGSASSLGVACGPVTGSLLVESAGFTGMGLVLATALLVLAVPLTAVALHTGGRPLVPGAVRRRGGASAALVAARAGAPSGTIPRIGAPEQTVTEIAVPTADPDRTHFGAAGPERVGG